The following are encoded together in the Streptomyces sp. NBC_00358 genome:
- a CDS encoding tyrosine-type recombinase/integrase: MDERLGGPANVRVLDLESDKYINVTHAEDAAFWEWAIVEVLRHSGVRIEEALELTHRSIRQHQRPNSEVIALLVVAPSKSDRERVIPMSAELFAVVAAIVRRHTAGVQTIPLLSRYDPKERQSSAPMPFLFQRKIGTKHEVMSDTTVVNMLKRHCVELAEQHPGFLATSFTPHDFRRLLATELVNSGLPIHIGAALLGHLNLQTTRGYVAVFNEDVVRHYQGFLDRRRQARPTDEYRPVTEPEWLGFEEHFDQRKVELGGCARPYGTPCQHEHSCLRCPMLTINPKMLPLIRRCCPASTRSRTTS, encoded by the coding sequence GTGGATGAACGGCTCGGAGGACCGGCGAACGTCCGCGTCCTCGACCTGGAGAGCGACAAGTACATCAACGTCACCCATGCCGAAGACGCCGCTTTCTGGGAGTGGGCGATCGTTGAGGTCCTGCGGCACTCAGGCGTGCGCATTGAGGAAGCCCTGGAACTCACCCATCGCAGCATCCGGCAGCATCAACGGCCCAACAGCGAGGTCATCGCCTTGCTCGTGGTCGCTCCCTCGAAGAGCGACCGGGAACGCGTCATCCCCATGTCCGCGGAGCTGTTCGCCGTCGTCGCGGCCATCGTCCGCCGCCACACCGCCGGCGTCCAGACCATCCCGCTGCTGTCCCGCTACGACCCGAAGGAACGCCAGAGCAGTGCTCCCATGCCGTTCCTGTTCCAACGCAAGATCGGCACTAAGCACGAAGTCATGTCAGACACCACCGTGGTGAACATGCTGAAGCGCCACTGCGTCGAGCTCGCCGAACAGCACCCCGGCTTCCTTGCCACCAGCTTCACGCCTCACGATTTCCGCAGGCTCCTGGCCACGGAATTGGTCAACAGCGGGCTCCCGATCCACATCGGAGCAGCCCTACTCGGACATTTGAATCTTCAGACGACTCGCGGCTATGTCGCCGTATTCAACGAGGACGTCGTCCGGCACTACCAGGGATTTCTCGACCGGCGCCGCCAAGCCAGGCCAACGGATGAGTACCGGCCGGTCACCGAACCCGAATGGCTCGGTTTCGAGGAGCACTTCGACCAGCGCAAAGTCGAGCTGGGAGGATGCGCGCGCCCCTACGGGACCCCTTGCCAGCATGAGCATTCGTGTTTGCGTTGCCCCATGCTCACCATCAATCCGAAGATGCTGCCCCTAATCCGAAGATGCTGCCCCGCCTCGACGAGATCGAGGACGACCTCCTGA
- a CDS encoding recombinase, translated as MLPRLDEIEDDLLSRRDRAADERWLGEVEGLDLTLTFLQQKREQTQRLTRIAPVNLGMPGLRSGGAS; from the coding sequence ATGCTGCCCCGCCTCGACGAGATCGAGGACGACCTCCTGAGCCGCCGCGACCGAGCCGCAGACGAACGCTGGCTCGGAGAAGTCGAAGGACTCGACCTCACCCTCACCTTCCTCCAGCAGAAGCGCGAACAGACCCAGCGGCTGACCCGTATCGCGCCCGTCAATCTCGGCATGCCGGGCCTCCGATCTGGAGGAGCATCATGA
- a CDS encoding TetR/AcrR family transcriptional regulator: MRTTRAQRRAFDRDEALEVALREFWQYGYETTSIASLTRAMGINPPSLYAAFGDKRQLFSEVVQRYAHTHGSYGTRALAEPTARGAVETLLRLAAAEYTDPTHPPGCLVINGATNCTPAAEDVKAELRAFREGTKHALKEKINADIDAGRLPEGADAGALAMFYAAVIQGMSTQACDGADREDLERVAETALNAWPASAPHETRSTPGTAPH; encoded by the coding sequence ATGAGGACCACACGCGCGCAACGACGCGCCTTCGACCGGGACGAGGCACTGGAGGTCGCACTGAGGGAGTTTTGGCAGTACGGCTACGAGACAACCTCTATCGCCTCGCTCACCCGGGCGATGGGTATCAATCCGCCAAGCCTGTACGCCGCCTTCGGCGACAAGCGGCAGCTGTTCAGCGAAGTCGTCCAGCGCTATGCCCACACCCACGGCAGCTACGGGACCCGCGCCCTGGCGGAACCCACCGCACGCGGCGCCGTCGAAACGCTGCTCCGGCTGGCCGCGGCCGAATACACCGACCCCACCCACCCTCCGGGCTGCCTGGTCATCAACGGCGCGACCAACTGCACACCGGCAGCCGAGGACGTCAAGGCCGAACTACGCGCCTTCCGCGAGGGGACCAAGCACGCTCTCAAAGAAAAGATCAACGCCGACATCGACGCAGGCCGCCTGCCTGAAGGCGCCGACGCTGGCGCGCTGGCCATGTTCTACGCGGCCGTCATCCAGGGCATGTCCACCCAGGCATGCGACGGGGCCGACCGCGAAGACCTCGAACGCGTAGCCGAGACCGCCCTCAACGCCTGGCCCGCCAGCGCACCACACGAAACCCGATCCACCCCCGGGACCGCGCCCCACTGA
- a CDS encoding IS5 family transposase (programmed frameshift), with amino-acid sequence MGRGDLTNAEWDRLESFLPRGGARGGRWSDHRRVINGVLYRVRTGVQWRDLPERFGPWETVYKRHRRWSADGTWKMLLSRVQAAEDAAGQIDWDVSVDSTVVRAHQHAAGARKTSPATVAQKGAGPRDEPGRSHPAEVGHPIGGGGQLGECLGRSRGGFTTKVHLVADGRCRPLAFVLTPGHYGDGPQFERVLEQIAVPRSGVGRPRKRPDHVLADKAYTSRSNRRYLRRRGIQHTIPERLDQQRHRHNRGSRGGRPTGFDSERYKKRNTVERAINRLKGFRSVATRYEKRAYIYLGTVTLAALLIWLRT; translated from the exons ATGGGTCGTGGGGATCTGACGAATGCGGAGTGGGATCGACTGGAGTCGTTCTTGCCTCGTGGTGGTGCGCGTGGGGGTCGGTGGAGTGATCACCGGCGGGTCATCAACGGGGTGCTGTATCGGGTGCGGACAGGTGTGCAATGGCGGGACCTGCCGGAGCGGTTCGGACCGTGGGAGACGGTCTACAAACGGCATCGACGCTGGTCAGCCGACGGAACGTGGAAGATGCTCCTGTCGCGTGTCCAAGCGGCCGAGGACGCCGCCGGCCAGATCGACTGGGATGTCTCGGTCGACTCGACAGTGGTCAGAGCCCATCAACATGCCGCCGGCGCGAGGAAGACGTCCCCGGCCACGGTCGCTCAAAAGGGGGCCGGTC CCAGGGACGAACCAGGTCGATCCCATCCTGCGGAAGTTGGCCATCCGATTGGAGGAGGTGGTCAGCTCGGCGAGTGCCTGGGACGTTCCCGCGGCGGGTTCACCACCAAGGTCCACCTCGTCGCCGACGGACGATGCAGGCCCCTCGCCTTCGTCCTGACCCCCGGGCACTACGGTGACGGTCCCCAGTTCGAACGCGTCCTGGAGCAGATCGCCGTGCCCCGCAGCGGAGTCGGACGGCCCCGCAAACGGCCCGACCATGTCCTGGCGGACAAGGCCTACACGTCCCGCAGCAACCGCCGTTACCTGCGACGACGCGGAATCCAGCACACCATCCCGGAACGACTCGACCAGCAAAGACACCGACACAATCGAGGCTCCCGAGGCGGCCGGCCCACCGGCTTCGACAGTGAGCGGTACAAGAAGCGCAACACAGTCGAACGAGCCATCAACCGCCTGAAAGGCTTCCGCTCAGTCGCCACACGCTACGAGAAACGCGCCTACATCTACCTAGGCACCGTCACCCTCGCAGCCCTCCTCATCTGGCTCCGCACATGA
- a CDS encoding alpha/beta fold hydrolase — translation MALSTPALNALTRDQLRAGADLLAEAIPPGTPEHTDLVRRIDVRDDLARITAPTLVISTTGDPLVSPALHRQLADQIPGARLAEIATGHLPFAERPKEWLELITTFLGEHTPNA, via the coding sequence GTGGCACTCAGCACCCCCGCGCTGAACGCGCTCACGCGCGACCAGCTGCGGGCCGGCGCCGACCTCCTCGCCGAGGCAATTCCGCCAGGTACGCCGGAGCACACCGACTTGGTCCGCCGGATCGACGTCCGGGACGACCTTGCCCGTATCACCGCCCCCACCCTGGTGATCTCCACGACCGGTGATCCGCTGGTCTCACCCGCTTTGCACCGGCAGCTCGCCGACCAGATACCCGGAGCACGGCTGGCCGAAATCGCCACCGGTCACCTGCCGTTCGCCGAGCGGCCCAAGGAGTGGCTGGAACTCATCACCACCTTCCTCGGCGAGCACACCCCCAACGCCTGA